A single genomic interval of Halorubrum aethiopicum harbors:
- the surE gene encoding 5'/3'-nucleotidase SurE, with the protein MSADRILLTNDDGIDAVGLRAVHDALDDEYDVVTVAPTGDRSSVGRALSDGVTVSEHELGYAVDGTPVDCVVAGLDELVPDADCVVAGCNEGANLGSYVLGRSGTVSAAVEAAFFGVPAVATSMYVPGDEDWWRRELEAGEFDHAARATRYLLDNAFDAGVFEEVDYLNVNAPIAEGDPAPMRITRPSDWYGMTAEHDGNGEVTFDDPIWGRMTETDVPDSVGTDRRAVVDGEVSVSPLTVPHGVAANGALDGLAERYGGRDSRD; encoded by the coding sequence GTGAGCGCCGACCGGATCCTGTTGACGAACGACGACGGCATCGACGCCGTCGGTCTGAGAGCCGTCCACGACGCGCTCGACGACGAGTACGACGTGGTGACGGTGGCTCCGACCGGCGACCGCTCGTCGGTCGGTCGGGCGCTCTCGGACGGCGTGACGGTCTCGGAACACGAGCTCGGCTACGCGGTCGACGGGACGCCCGTCGACTGCGTCGTCGCGGGGCTGGACGAACTCGTCCCCGACGCGGACTGCGTCGTCGCCGGCTGTAACGAGGGCGCGAACCTCGGGTCGTACGTCCTCGGTCGCTCGGGCACCGTCTCGGCCGCGGTGGAGGCCGCGTTCTTCGGCGTCCCGGCGGTGGCGACGTCGATGTACGTTCCGGGCGACGAGGACTGGTGGCGGCGCGAGCTGGAGGCGGGAGAGTTCGATCACGCCGCCCGCGCCACGCGGTACCTCCTCGACAACGCGTTCGACGCCGGCGTGTTCGAGGAGGTCGACTACCTGAACGTGAACGCGCCGATCGCGGAGGGCGATCCGGCACCGATGCGGATCACGCGTCCGTCCGACTGGTACGGTATGACCGCCGAACACGACGGAAACGGCGAGGTCACCTTCGACGACCCGATCTGGGGACGGATGACCGAGACGGACGTGCCGGACTCCGTCGGCACCGACCGCCGGGCCGTGGTCGACGGGGAGGTGTCGGTCTCGCCGCTCACCGTTCCGCACGGCGTCGCGGCGAACGGCGCGCTCGACGGGCTCGCCGAGCGGTACGGCGGTCGCGACTCGAGGGACTGA
- a CDS encoding nucleotide exchange factor GrpE yields MSDDDAVEVGSQREPDATAEDAGDAADAADAADTAETADAAETADATAADATDGSDADEPTLADRVAEHDEALAEEVADLESELDEKREEIDELTSKLARVRADFSNYKQRAKRKREEIRERASESLVERIAPVRNDLVRALDQEDGSDIRPGVESTLEKFDEVLADEGVEPIEPEPGEEVDPARHQVMLRVDSDQPDGTVHEVYEPGYEMGDRVISEAQVTVSDGGE; encoded by the coding sequence ATGAGCGACGACGACGCCGTCGAGGTCGGATCACAGAGGGAACCCGACGCGACAGCCGAGGACGCCGGCGACGCGGCCGATGCGGCCGATGCGGCCGACACGGCCGAGACCGCCGATGCGGCCGAGACCGCCGACGCGACGGCCGCCGACGCCACGGACGGGAGCGACGCGGACGAGCCAACCCTCGCCGACCGCGTCGCCGAACACGACGAGGCGCTCGCCGAGGAGGTGGCCGATCTGGAGTCCGAACTCGACGAGAAACGCGAGGAGATCGACGAGCTGACGAGCAAGCTCGCGCGCGTCCGCGCCGACTTCAGCAACTACAAACAGCGGGCCAAACGCAAGCGCGAGGAGATCCGCGAGCGGGCCTCCGAGTCGCTCGTCGAGCGGATCGCGCCGGTCAGAAACGACCTCGTCCGGGCGCTCGACCAAGAGGACGGCAGCGACATCCGCCCGGGCGTTGAGTCGACCCTCGAGAAGTTCGACGAGGTGCTCGCCGACGAGGGCGTCGAACCGATCGAGCCGGAGCCCGGCGAGGAGGTCGACCCGGCGCGTCACCAGGTCATGCTCCGCGTCGACAGCGACCAACCCGACGGCACCGTCCACGAGGTGTACGAGCCCGGCTACGAGATGGGCGACCGCGTCATTAGCGAGGCGCAGGTGACGGTCAGCGACGGCGGCGAGTGA
- the menD gene encoding 2-succinyl-5-enolpyruvyl-6-hydroxy-3-cyclohexene-1-carboxylic-acid synthase: MTAPNRNTLWARAMIDELVAAGVDAVVVSPGSRSTPLTVAAARHEDLHLFSQLDERSAAYFALGRARRTGRVTPLVCTSGTAAANYHPAVMEADNARVPLLALTADRPPELRDSGANQTADQEKLYGDAVRLYKDLPEPAANARALRSLRTTVARAVAAAEGADAGPVHLNVPFAKPLEPTPVEGDVPDDLDPVAEAGREGPYVDVTPGSPEPEETALRALAEACSTHRGLIVAGPADPPGLDPEAVTALSHATGYPILADPLSGLRFGGHTRVAPVIGAYDAYLSAAVAGDDDWTDPEVVVRLGASPTSKRLRKYLADTGADQYAVDPAGRWREAEFAATDLVVAEPNRLCARLSRLVAGGGDPDWRERWEAADRVAREFHRGNFDADGDDPEAPGGFHEGDVLRVVAEEVPDPSTLFVSNSMPVRDLDRFVPPSTTNLTVLGNRGVSGIDGIVSSALGAGSATTDDLTLVVGDLALYHDTNGLLAIDRCDVEVTVVLVNNDGGGIFHALPIESFDPPFTSEFKTPHGIEFEPMADLHGLEYARIDAWPGSGEGSGDGSESATTDPTGALAKAYRRARDADGSHLIEVRTDAESSHRTRERLAAAVERAVHGE; this comes from the coding sequence ATGACCGCACCGAACCGGAACACGCTGTGGGCGCGGGCGATGATCGACGAACTCGTCGCCGCGGGCGTGGACGCCGTCGTCGTCTCGCCCGGCAGCCGCTCGACGCCGCTGACGGTCGCCGCCGCGCGCCACGAGGATCTCCACCTGTTCTCACAGCTCGACGAGCGCTCCGCCGCCTACTTTGCTCTGGGCCGCGCGCGCCGGACGGGCCGCGTGACACCGCTCGTCTGTACCTCCGGCACCGCCGCCGCCAACTACCACCCCGCGGTGATGGAGGCGGACAACGCCCGGGTGCCGCTTTTAGCGCTCACCGCCGACCGGCCGCCGGAACTCCGCGACTCCGGGGCCAACCAGACCGCCGACCAGGAGAAGCTGTACGGCGACGCGGTCCGCCTCTACAAGGACCTCCCCGAGCCGGCGGCGAACGCCCGCGCGCTCCGCTCGCTCCGGACCACGGTCGCCCGCGCGGTGGCGGCCGCGGAGGGCGCGGACGCCGGCCCCGTCCACCTGAACGTCCCGTTCGCGAAGCCGCTCGAACCCACGCCGGTCGAGGGCGATGTCCCCGACGACCTCGACCCGGTCGCGGAGGCGGGTCGCGAGGGGCCGTACGTCGACGTGACCCCGGGGTCGCCGGAGCCGGAGGAGACGGCGCTCCGGGCGCTCGCCGAGGCGTGTTCCACGCACCGCGGGCTGATCGTGGCCGGACCCGCCGACCCGCCGGGGCTCGATCCGGAGGCGGTCACGGCGCTGTCCCACGCCACGGGGTACCCGATCCTCGCCGACCCGCTCTCGGGACTCCGGTTCGGCGGACACACGCGGGTCGCGCCGGTGATCGGGGCCTACGACGCGTACCTCTCGGCGGCGGTCGCGGGCGACGACGACTGGACCGACCCTGAGGTCGTGGTCCGGCTCGGCGCGTCCCCTACGTCGAAGCGGCTCCGGAAGTACCTCGCCGACACCGGCGCGGACCAGTACGCGGTCGACCCCGCGGGACGGTGGCGCGAGGCCGAGTTCGCGGCGACCGACCTCGTCGTCGCCGAGCCGAACCGCCTCTGTGCCCGCCTCTCGCGGCTCGTCGCCGGCGGCGGGGATCCGGACTGGCGCGAGCGGTGGGAGGCGGCGGACCGGGTCGCCCGCGAGTTCCACCGGGGGAATTTCGACGCCGACGGCGACGACCCGGAGGCCCCTGGCGGGTTCCACGAGGGCGACGTGCTCCGCGTCGTCGCCGAGGAGGTCCCGGATCCGTCGACGCTGTTCGTCTCCAACTCGATGCCGGTCCGCGACCTCGACCGGTTCGTCCCGCCGTCGACGACGAACCTCACGGTCCTCGGCAACCGCGGCGTCTCCGGGATCGACGGGATCGTCTCGAGCGCGCTCGGCGCGGGCTCCGCGACGACCGACGACCTCACGCTCGTCGTCGGCGACCTCGCGCTGTATCACGACACGAACGGCCTGCTCGCGATCGACCGGTGCGACGTCGAGGTCACGGTCGTGCTCGTCAACAACGACGGCGGCGGGATCTTCCACGCGCTCCCGATCGAGTCGTTCGACCCGCCCTTCACGTCCGAGTTCAAGACGCCACACGGGATCGAGTTCGAGCCGATGGCCGACCTCCACGGGCTCGAGTACGCCCGGATCGACGCCTGGCCCGGATCGGGTGAGGGATCGGGCGACGGGTCCGAATCGGCGACGACTGACCCGACCGGCGCACTCGCCAAAGCGTACCGCCGCGCGCGCGACGCGGACGGCTCCCACCTGATCGAGGTGCGGACCGACGCCGAGTCGAGCCACCGGACGCGCGAGCGGCTGGCGGCGGCCGTCGAGCGCGCGGTTCACGGCGAGTGA
- a CDS encoding MarR family transcriptional regulator — translation MSSGTIDIDEFEDADDDEFEERNDTERIVSFLDENDDRAWKAATIAERLGLDTDAVSAILSRLKERELVRHKRPYWAITDDEDRLRAAYRLHRHHETADEQYSEERLEELRTDDMEKVR, via the coding sequence ATGTCGAGCGGTACCATCGACATCGACGAGTTCGAGGACGCGGACGACGACGAGTTCGAGGAGCGGAACGACACCGAGCGGATCGTGTCGTTCCTCGACGAGAACGACGACCGCGCGTGGAAGGCGGCGACGATAGCCGAACGGCTTGGATTGGACACCGACGCGGTCAGCGCGATCCTCTCGCGGCTGAAGGAACGGGAGCTGGTGCGACACAAGCGTCCGTATTGGGCGATCACGGACGACGAGGATCGGCTTCGAGCCGCGTACCGGCTTCATCGCCACCACGAGACTGCGGACGAACAATACAGTGAGGAACGTCTCGAGGAGCTTCGGACCGACGACATGGAGAAGGTGCGGTGA
- a CDS encoding DUF2797 domain-containing protein: protein MQVVGYEADEVGDEGKSGSGAAGGGLYVADGDDVEFVEAAPGTDLSFGLGDRRCAGTVHDGGHVPCDADAAPYCDAHSSVWVCARCTGTCLKDEMDCHEEHAMYLAAFAPDTFKVGVTRLWRLETRLREQGADRAAHVRTFPDGRVAREVEAELASGPDLVDRVRVPTKLDGFGRDVDAAAWEALVERFDPIDRFDFEYGLDLADRPVAETMAAGTVRGWKGRVLVLDRNGSTYAVDARSLVGYELTEEVPDRDLQSSLGAFGG, encoded by the coding sequence GTGCAAGTCGTCGGGTACGAGGCGGACGAAGTCGGTGACGAGGGGAAGTCCGGAAGCGGCGCGGCCGGCGGCGGGCTCTACGTCGCCGACGGCGACGACGTGGAGTTCGTCGAGGCGGCCCCCGGCACGGACCTCTCCTTCGGACTCGGCGACCGTCGGTGTGCCGGGACGGTCCACGACGGGGGTCACGTCCCCTGCGACGCCGACGCGGCCCCCTACTGTGACGCACACTCGAGCGTCTGGGTGTGCGCGCGGTGTACCGGGACGTGTCTCAAGGACGAGATGGACTGCCACGAGGAGCACGCCATGTACCTCGCGGCGTTCGCGCCCGACACGTTCAAGGTGGGCGTCACCCGGCTGTGGCGGCTCGAGACGCGCCTCCGCGAGCAGGGGGCCGACCGGGCGGCCCACGTCCGGACGTTCCCCGACGGCCGGGTCGCCCGCGAGGTCGAGGCCGAGCTCGCAAGCGGACCGGACCTGGTCGATCGCGTCCGGGTGCCGACGAAGCTCGACGGCTTCGGCCGGGACGTCGACGCCGCGGCGTGGGAGGCCTTGGTCGAGCGGTTCGACCCGATCGATCGGTTCGACTTCGAGTACGGGCTCGACCTCGCGGACCGACCGGTCGCGGAGACGATGGCGGCGGGGACGGTCCGCGGCTGGAAGGGGCGGGTGCTGGTGCTCGACCGAAACGGGTCGACGTACGCGGTCGACGCCCGGTCGCTGGTGGGATACGAGTTGACCGAGGAGGTACCCGATCGCGACCTCCAGTCGAGTCTGGGCGCGTTCGGCGGATGA
- a CDS encoding DUF7342 family protein, whose protein sequence is MMDDPRRDGPPPFDKPFEGEDTKQRVYGAVLHAREPMTAAEIADRADCSAESARTHLSFYADLGIVVRHEGRPVRYERNDDYFEWRRVNTLARERTLDELQSGVSELTDRIEAFRDEYDADSPAAVDVLAFDAGRIDDVYADLGEWATAIEERRLHERARRKVAGSTAPSHG, encoded by the coding sequence GTGATGGACGACCCTCGTCGCGACGGTCCGCCTCCGTTCGATAAACCGTTCGAGGGCGAGGACACGAAACAGCGCGTGTACGGAGCGGTACTTCACGCGCGCGAGCCGATGACGGCCGCCGAGATCGCCGACCGGGCGGACTGTTCGGCGGAGTCGGCGCGGACGCATCTCTCCTTTTATGCCGACCTCGGCATCGTCGTCCGCCACGAGGGTCGGCCGGTCCGGTACGAACGCAACGACGACTACTTCGAGTGGCGACGGGTGAACACGCTGGCGCGGGAACGCACCCTCGACGAGCTACAGTCCGGCGTCTCGGAGTTGACGGACCGGATCGAGGCGTTTCGCGACGAATACGACGCTGATTCGCCCGCCGCCGTCGACGTCCTCGCGTTCGACGCGGGACGGATCGACGACGTGTACGCGGACCTCGGCGAGTGGGCCACCGCCATCGAGGAGCGTCGCCTCCACGAACGCGCCCGGCGAAAGGTCGCCGGCTCGACGGCTCCGTCACACGGCTAA
- a CDS encoding ABC transporter permease has translation MGSRLTVARREIAGLRAEKTILLAIAIQLFIAAFSSFLVVGLVSMYDPGALDGAEVEVAAAGDAIADLERAAAEVPGASVTPYEDAAAARNAFDGNAVDAVAIATREDSGRISVAVTAPDATVETTVIVVQLRDLLRTYERIERVERAESLTRPPLPVPESTGSSPYFTFTYTVLIPVLVFLPVFISGSLVVDSITEELDRGTLELLRVAPVTIGEIVDGKALAAVAIAPGQALLWLLLLELNGTSVANVPTILLLMTALTTLVVGVAAGIAAAAPDRRAAQFLYSVAVLVLFGGATAMAGGPTNAVARLAIDSADPATTLTVAVYATLAAVAYLGVRRIISANGIGQ, from the coding sequence ATGGGTAGCCGACTCACGGTCGCGAGACGCGAGATCGCCGGGCTCCGCGCGGAGAAGACGATCCTGCTCGCGATCGCGATCCAGCTGTTCATCGCCGCGTTCTCGTCGTTCCTCGTCGTCGGGCTCGTCTCGATGTACGACCCCGGCGCGCTCGACGGCGCGGAGGTCGAGGTCGCGGCCGCCGGCGACGCGATCGCGGACCTCGAACGCGCCGCCGCGGAGGTGCCCGGCGCGTCGGTGACGCCCTACGAGGACGCCGCCGCCGCCCGGAACGCCTTCGACGGAAACGCCGTCGACGCGGTGGCGATAGCGACGCGGGAGGACTCGGGGCGGATATCGGTCGCGGTGACCGCGCCCGACGCCACCGTCGAGACCACGGTGATCGTCGTCCAGCTGCGGGACCTGTTGCGCACCTACGAGCGGATCGAGCGCGTCGAGCGGGCGGAGTCGCTGACCCGGCCGCCGCTCCCCGTCCCCGAATCGACCGGCTCCAGCCCGTACTTCACGTTCACCTACACCGTGTTGATCCCGGTGTTGGTGTTCCTTCCCGTGTTCATCTCGGGGTCGCTCGTCGTCGACTCGATCACGGAGGAGTTGGATCGCGGGACGCTCGAGCTGCTGCGGGTCGCGCCCGTGACGATCGGCGAGATCGTCGACGGGAAGGCGCTCGCGGCGGTCGCGATCGCGCCCGGACAGGCCCTGCTGTGGCTCCTGCTCCTCGAACTCAACGGGACGTCGGTCGCCAACGTCCCGACGATCCTCCTCCTCATGACCGCGCTGACGACGCTGGTCGTCGGGGTCGCCGCGGGGATCGCCGCGGCCGCGCCCGACCGCCGGGCCGCCCAGTTCCTCTACTCGGTCGCCGTGCTCGTCCTCTTCGGCGGCGCGACCGCGATGGCGGGCGGCCCGACGAACGCGGTCGCGCGACTCGCCATCGACAGCGCCGACCCGGCGACGACGCTGACCGTCGCCGTCTACGCCACGCTCGCGGCCGTGGCGTATCTCGGCGTCCGGCGGATCATCTCCGCGAACGGGATCGGGCAGTGA
- a CDS encoding ABC transporter permease subunit: MIRRAARRIRRLARRSRRVARVARWEASRATGGVDRRTLLAALALLVVAGGVVGAGLATDTVGLDVDRDVYRVGVDPASPYADAVEAEPALTAVPLERATLGSTVDLTVREVRGGGTDPSGDPAGVFVRAVDTPKGEAAAASFREAVDAHNERLMAAEENETAAFPVVVTLRYANRGSALEDGATVGGGSGGDGSAGGTSDGVGGGSDDAEPADGGGGDDDAGGSGDGGGEGSGGGGVDAGDESGGRWPFGDDGGSGGLAVPSIGGGAFGAATAGSPGSITPPFPFASLVLAFAFLVPMNFLAQAYGSSVLEERTNRRGEPLLVTPLSPAEIVAGKTLPYVAVAVAATALIALVVGGGAVSVLAVLPIAATFLAATFVGAVFARSFKELTFVTVAVSVLLTSYAFVPAIFTNVTPVALISPLTLVVFDLQGEAISVGEFLFATGPTAVAAALLFGLGLGVYREEDLFTQKPVTRKFLDALAVRLSAVGEGVRESPATGVAARIPRRARGPAAVAFLTACTIPFVFVAELLAVAVLFALPITVSIPVLLVVIAFVEEVAKSVHLYAGFERGVFARTDRVALAVGLASGLGFFLAEKATAVVQAVGLTELYVGRAAFGSVAGVAGLSPLLLAGLFLAPLALHGVTASLSAVGARRDRTRYVLALAAATLVHAAYNFGVVSLHG, translated from the coding sequence GTGATCCGACGGGCGGCCCGGCGGATCCGGCGGCTCGCGCGCCGATCCCGGCGCGTCGCTCGGGTCGCGAGGTGGGAGGCGTCGCGGGCGACCGGCGGGGTCGACCGCCGAACCCTGCTGGCCGCGCTCGCGCTCCTCGTCGTCGCCGGCGGCGTCGTCGGCGCGGGGCTCGCCACCGACACGGTGGGCCTCGACGTGGACCGGGACGTGTATCGGGTGGGCGTCGACCCGGCGTCGCCGTACGCGGACGCAGTCGAGGCCGAACCCGCCCTGACCGCCGTGCCGCTCGAGCGGGCGACGCTCGGATCGACGGTCGACCTGACCGTTCGGGAGGTACGGGGCGGCGGGACCGACCCGTCCGGCGATCCCGCTGGCGTGTTCGTCCGCGCGGTCGACACGCCGAAGGGCGAGGCGGCCGCCGCGTCGTTCCGGGAGGCGGTCGACGCCCACAACGAGCGGCTGATGGCCGCGGAGGAAAACGAGACCGCCGCGTTCCCGGTCGTCGTCACGCTCCGGTACGCGAACCGCGGCTCGGCGCTCGAGGACGGGGCAACGGTCGGCGGGGGTTCGGGGGGCGACGGGAGCGCCGGGGGAACGTCGGACGGCGTCGGGGGCGGAAGCGACGACGCCGAACCCGCGGACGGTGGAGGCGGAGACGATGACGCCGGCGGAAGCGGAGACGGCGGCGGAGAGGGGAGCGGTGGCGGCGGAGTCGACGCCGGCGACGAATCCGGCGGCCGGTGGCCATTCGGCGACGATGGCGGCTCCGGCGGCCTCGCCGTCCCCTCGATCGGCGGCGGGGCGTTCGGCGCGGCCACCGCCGGATCGCCCGGATCGATCACGCCGCCGTTCCCGTTCGCGTCGCTCGTGTTGGCGTTCGCGTTCCTCGTGCCGATGAACTTCCTCGCGCAGGCGTACGGCTCGTCGGTGCTCGAGGAGCGGACCAACCGCCGGGGCGAGCCGCTGCTCGTCACGCCGCTGTCGCCGGCCGAGATCGTCGCGGGCAAGACGCTGCCGTACGTCGCGGTCGCGGTCGCCGCGACGGCGCTGATCGCGCTCGTCGTCGGCGGCGGCGCGGTCTCCGTGCTCGCGGTGCTCCCGATCGCGGCGACGTTCCTCGCCGCCACCTTCGTCGGCGCGGTGTTCGCGCGGTCGTTCAAGGAGCTCACCTTCGTCACGGTCGCGGTGAGCGTCCTCCTCACCTCCTACGCGTTCGTGCCCGCGATCTTCACGAACGTCACGCCGGTCGCGCTGATCTCGCCGCTCACGCTCGTCGTCTTCGACCTCCAGGGGGAGGCGATCTCGGTCGGCGAGTTCCTGTTCGCGACCGGGCCGACCGCGGTCGCCGCCGCCCTGCTCTTCGGGCTCGGGCTCGGCGTCTACCGCGAGGAGGACCTGTTCACCCAGAAGCCGGTGACCCGCAAGTTCCTCGACGCGCTCGCGGTCCGGCTCTCGGCGGTCGGCGAGGGCGTCCGCGAGTCGCCGGCGACGGGGGTCGCGGCCCGGATCCCGAGACGGGCCCGCGGGCCCGCCGCGGTCGCGTTCCTCACCGCGTGTACGATCCCGTTCGTCTTCGTCGCGGAGCTGCTCGCGGTCGCGGTGCTGTTCGCGCTGCCGATCACCGTCTCGATCCCCGTTCTGCTCGTCGTCATCGCGTTCGTCGAGGAGGTCGCGAAGAGCGTCCACCTCTACGCCGGGTTCGAACGCGGCGTCTTCGCCCGGACCGACCGGGTCGCGCTCGCGGTCGGGCTCGCCTCCGGGCTCGGCTTCTTCCTCGCGGAGAAGGCGACCGCGGTGGTCCAGGCGGTCGGGCTCACGGAGCTGTACGTCGGCCGCGCCGCCTTCGGCTCCGTCGCGGGCGTGGCGGGGCTCTCGCCGCTCCTCCTCGCCGGGCTCTTCCTCGCGCCGCTCGCGCTCCACGGCGTCACCGCGTCGCTGTCGGCGGTCGGCGCGCGACGGGACCGGACGAGGTACGTCCTCGCGCTCGCGGCCGCAACGCTGGTCCACGCCGCGTACAACTTCGGGGTGGTGAGCCTCCATGGGTAG